The following are encoded together in the Sphingomonas insulae genome:
- a CDS encoding DUF6311 domain-containing protein has translation MMASAVRPLVGARAVPGLTAPSSPSAFTAGGWTMRRAATPVLLLVIPVLLFLAFFHAATLDIGNPGWLIRASDNGENALGAHAYWHDPAAGASLTTHLLNAPDGVPVLYTDSNPLLTLMAKPFARLLPDDAQLVGPFTLLNLILQALFAWLLLRRHAPGAVALWVGVVLLAFPPTLANRFVHVNLMAHWTILAALCLFLDPVRRERMGWWVPLIAITALIHSYLLVMVGAIWASAMLVRLVDGSPRLRAVTIGQGVAMLALVAALAWWLGVGDQVAVRNFGAFSMPLDALWNPGIQSFSNLLPAQEPRPARYFEGFQYLGVGGLVLIGVAVLIAWGCPARTGERATRQRLRRLVPALLVLGILAVLHMRLPVVLQIALDPVRASGRLFWPIGYVMIFVAILSVYRLSAERAALALVGVLALQFADLSGMASAIRAQSAEADRHRLYVRTRDPRWDQAIAASRSIAFIPGDVTKDLGLFQEVAWRAVKVGRQVSNVYAARGSRATIRRLEAEHAAFDRGAYIPGRMYVLGPDVPTPTGTAILTLDGIRIVLPSARSASSSADRKIPVAPGRPTPL, from the coding sequence ATGATGGCCAGCGCGGTACGCCCGCTGGTCGGTGCGAGGGCCGTTCCGGGCCTGACGGCGCCATCGTCACCGTCCGCGTTCACGGCGGGAGGGTGGACGATGCGCCGCGCCGCGACGCCGGTGCTGCTGCTGGTCATACCCGTGCTGCTGTTCCTAGCGTTCTTCCATGCCGCGACGTTGGACATCGGCAATCCCGGCTGGCTGATCCGGGCGAGCGACAATGGCGAAAACGCGCTCGGCGCGCATGCCTATTGGCATGATCCCGCCGCCGGGGCCTCGCTCACGACGCACCTGCTCAACGCGCCGGACGGCGTGCCGGTGCTCTATACCGACAGCAACCCGCTGCTGACGCTGATGGCGAAGCCGTTCGCGCGCCTGTTGCCGGACGATGCGCAGCTTGTGGGGCCGTTCACCCTGCTCAACCTGATCCTCCAGGCGCTGTTCGCCTGGTTGCTGCTCCGCCGTCATGCGCCGGGTGCGGTGGCGCTGTGGGTCGGCGTCGTGCTGCTCGCCTTTCCCCCGACGCTCGCCAACCGGTTCGTCCACGTCAACCTGATGGCGCATTGGACGATCCTGGCCGCGCTGTGCCTGTTCCTCGATCCGGTACGGCGCGAGCGGATGGGCTGGTGGGTGCCGCTGATCGCGATCACCGCCCTTATCCACAGCTATCTGCTGGTCATGGTCGGCGCGATCTGGGCATCGGCGATGCTGGTGCGGCTGGTCGATGGTTCCCCCCGCTTGCGCGCGGTGACGATCGGCCAGGGCGTCGCCATGCTGGCGCTGGTCGCGGCACTGGCATGGTGGCTGGGCGTCGGCGATCAGGTGGCGGTGCGCAACTTCGGCGCCTTCTCCATGCCGCTGGATGCGCTGTGGAATCCGGGCATCCAGAGCTTTTCCAACCTGCTGCCCGCGCAGGAACCGAGGCCCGCCCGCTATTTCGAGGGCTTCCAGTATCTCGGCGTCGGCGGGCTGGTGCTGATCGGTGTCGCGGTGCTGATCGCATGGGGTTGCCCGGCGCGGACCGGAGAGCGGGCGACCCGGCAGCGCCTGCGCCGGCTGGTGCCCGCCCTGCTGGTGCTCGGCATCCTCGCGGTGCTGCATATGCGCCTGCCGGTAGTCCTGCAGATCGCGCTCGACCCGGTGCGGGCATCGGGTCGCCTGTTCTGGCCGATCGGCTATGTCATGATCTTCGTGGCGATCCTGTCGGTCTATCGCCTGTCGGCGGAGCGCGCCGCGCTGGCGCTGGTCGGCGTCCTCGCCCTTCAATTCGCCGACCTGTCCGGCATGGCGAGCGCGATCCGTGCCCAGAGCGCGGAGGCCGACCGCCACAGGCTCTACGTCCGCACGCGCGATCCGCGCTGGGACCAGGCCATCGCCGCATCGCGATCGATCGCCTTCATCCCCGGCGACGTCACCAAGGACCTGGGCCTGTTCCAGGAGGTGGCATGGCGCGCGGTCAAGGTGGGGCGCCAGGTGTCCAACGTCTATGCCGCGCGCGGCAGCCGCGCGACGATCCGGCGGCTGGAGGCGGAACACGCCGCCTTCGATCGGGGCGCCTATATTCCCGGCAGGATGTACGTCCTCGGCCCCGACGTGCCGACACCCACGGGGACCGCCATACTGACGCTTGACGGCATACGGATCGTCCTGCCGTCTGCGCGATCCGCGTCATCGTCGGCGGATCGCAAAATCCCTGTCGCTCCCGGACGCCCAACCCCGCTATAA
- a CDS encoding alpha/beta fold hydrolase produces the protein MPLFLDMLRSETAANPERMAAALAGLAAYQRAPRPAPPAPMPALATAGRASLRYYGGRGRMVVFVPSLINPPAILDLGESSLVRWMTRQGCRVALVDWGAPTPADRDIDMTAHIESLLIPLIEQLDEPPVLVGYCLGGTMALAAACASAVAGLALIAAPWRFAGYGSAAPVMLDMWAAARPTCETLGVLPMEVLQAGFWRLDPARTVSKYEAFGRFDPAGEQARSFVQLEDWANAGEPLPLAGARDLFERFIAHDLPGTGGWTIRSRAAGPDRLACPAVEFVSATDRIVPAATAAGLPDRRDLALGHVGMIVGGRARAMLWEPLAHWIATLPPGRGGTKE, from the coding sequence TTGCCCCTGTTCCTGGATATGCTGCGCAGCGAAACCGCAGCAAATCCCGAACGGATGGCGGCGGCGCTGGCGGGCCTCGCCGCCTACCAGCGGGCGCCCCGCCCCGCCCCGCCCGCGCCGATGCCGGCGCTCGCCACCGCCGGCCGCGCCAGCCTGCGCTATTACGGCGGGCGCGGCCGCATGGTCGTCTTCGTCCCCTCGCTGATCAATCCGCCCGCGATCCTGGACCTGGGCGAATCATCGCTGGTGCGCTGGATGACGCGACAGGGGTGCCGCGTCGCACTGGTCGACTGGGGTGCGCCGACGCCCGCCGATCGCGACATCGACATGACCGCCCACATCGAATCGCTGCTGATCCCGCTGATCGAGCAGCTGGACGAACCGCCGGTGCTGGTCGGTTACTGCCTTGGCGGCACGATGGCGCTGGCCGCCGCCTGTGCCAGCGCGGTGGCGGGACTGGCGCTGATCGCCGCGCCGTGGCGCTTCGCCGGCTATGGCAGCGCGGCGCCAGTGATGCTCGACATGTGGGCCGCCGCCAGGCCGACCTGCGAGACGCTCGGCGTGCTGCCGATGGAGGTATTGCAGGCCGGTTTCTGGCGACTCGACCCTGCCCGCACGGTGAGCAAGTACGAAGCGTTCGGGCGGTTCGACCCCGCGGGCGAACAGGCCCGATCGTTCGTGCAGCTCGAGGATTGGGCGAACGCGGGCGAGCCGCTGCCGCTGGCCGGCGCGCGCGACCTGTTCGAACGCTTCATCGCGCACGATCTGCCCGGCACCGGCGGCTGGACGATCCGCAGCCGCGCCGCCGGTCCCGATCGGCTCGCCTGCCCGGCGGTCGAGTTCGTGTCCGCGACCGATCGCATCGTTCCCGCAGCGACCGCGGCGGGCCTGCCCGATCGCCGCGACCTGGCGCTCGGCCATGTCGGCATGATCGTCGGCGGTCGTGCCCGCGCGATGTTGTGGGAACCGCTCGCCCACTGGATCGCAACCCTGCCACCGGGTAGAGGCGGGACAAAGGAGTAG
- the phaR gene encoding polyhydroxyalkanoate synthesis repressor PhaR yields MKKQNADGIVIIKKYANRRLYNTETSSYITLDHLATMTREGRDFKVVDAKTDDDITHNVLTQIIMEEESRGQTMLPVSFLRQLISMYGDSMQSMVPGYLEASMDSFRRNQEQFKSAVEGAFAHSPFAEIAKRNLQMFEAAAQAFQPPAGGVAAAPAPAPAPKSKDDEIAALKAEMARLQDKVAKLG; encoded by the coding sequence ATGAAGAAACAGAACGCCGACGGGATCGTCATCATCAAGAAATACGCCAACCGGCGCCTCTACAACACCGAAACCTCGTCCTACATCACGCTCGACCATCTCGCGACGATGACCCGCGAAGGCCGCGACTTCAAGGTGGTCGACGCTAAGACCGACGACGACATCACCCACAACGTCCTCACCCAGATCATCATGGAAGAGGAAAGCCGCGGCCAGACCATGCTGCCGGTCAGTTTCCTGCGCCAGCTGATCTCGATGTACGGGGATTCGATGCAGTCGATGGTGCCGGGCTATCTGGAAGCGTCGATGGATAGTTTCCGCCGCAACCAGGAACAGTTCAAGTCCGCGGTCGAGGGGGCGTTCGCCCACTCGCCGTTCGCCGAGATCGCCAAGCGCAACCTGCAGATGTTCGAAGCGGCGGCGCAGGCGTTCCAGCCGCCGGCCGGCGGTGTCGCCGCCGCGCCCGCGCCGGCTCCCGCCCCCAAGAGCAAGGACGACGAGATCGCCGCGCTGAAGGCGGAAATGGCGCGGTTGCAGGACAAGGTCGCCAAGCTCGGCTGA
- a CDS encoding aspartyl protease family protein, producing the protein MLRIRPRPIAALLLILFVGAPAHAQGTSREGIATLTPDAEARWVPFDLTPGNQIRFTLTLDERPVTAILDTGVSYSVLARKSVAVDPARVTANGSATAIGGGGGGAVAIGWQPTRRLTIGGLTRTGGGVTVADLPALATGSARAVDMLVGRDVTGGQALDIDYANRRFRLIPSGRLPFVGALAPLAISAGRRVYESSATVGGRRIAPMIVDTGDGSAITLAPGAAKTARIDALPTTTTISFGLAGETVSTLAILPAVTLGQQVVRNVEARVEPAGGFSDTIGVAGRIGSGLLQHYRVLLDPAAGRMVLKPGPDADAAPLRSTSGLLVGLERDRLKVLHVMRGGPAAAAGWQAGETICRVDGQAVTPDYPTTTLAKWAVGASGTLVTLGMCDGTTRTLTLARFY; encoded by the coding sequence ATGCTCCGCATCCGCCCTCGCCCCATCGCGGCGCTGCTGCTAATCCTGTTCGTCGGTGCCCCGGCGCACGCGCAGGGCACCAGCCGTGAGGGCATCGCGACCCTCACCCCCGACGCGGAGGCACGATGGGTGCCGTTCGACCTGACGCCGGGCAACCAGATCCGCTTTACGCTGACCCTGGACGAGCGACCGGTCACCGCGATCCTCGACACCGGCGTCAGCTATTCTGTCCTTGCCCGCAAGTCGGTGGCGGTCGATCCGGCGCGGGTGACCGCCAACGGATCGGCGACCGCGATCGGCGGCGGTGGCGGCGGTGCGGTCGCGATCGGGTGGCAGCCGACGCGGCGGCTGACGATCGGCGGCCTCACCCGCACCGGCGGCGGCGTCACCGTCGCCGACCTGCCCGCGCTCGCCACCGGCAGTGCGCGCGCGGTCGACATGCTGGTCGGCCGCGACGTCACCGGCGGCCAGGCGCTCGACATCGACTATGCCAACCGCCGCTTCCGCCTGATCCCGTCGGGGCGCCTGCCGTTCGTCGGCGCGCTGGCGCCGCTGGCGATCTCGGCCGGTCGCCGGGTCTACGAAAGCAGCGCCACGGTCGGCGGCCGGCGCATCGCCCCGATGATCGTCGATACCGGCGACGGATCAGCGATCACGCTGGCCCCGGGCGCGGCCAAGACCGCCCGGATCGACGCGCTGCCGACCACCACCACCATCTCGTTCGGGCTTGCCGGCGAAACGGTGAGCACGCTCGCGATCCTGCCGGCGGTGACGCTGGGCCAGCAGGTCGTCCGCAACGTCGAGGCGCGGGTGGAGCCGGCGGGCGGCTTTTCCGACACGATCGGCGTCGCCGGACGCATCGGTTCGGGCCTGCTGCAACATTATCGCGTATTGCTGGATCCGGCCGCCGGGCGAATGGTGCTGAAGCCCGGGCCGGATGCCGATGCGGCGCCGTTGCGATCGACGAGCGGGCTGCTGGTCGGGTTGGAGCGCGACCGGTTGAAGGTGTTGCACGTGATGCGCGGCGGCCCTGCCGCGGCCGCCGGCTGGCAGGCGGGCGAGACGATCTGCCGCGTCGACGGACAGGCGGTCACGCCCGATTATCCCACCACCACGCTGGCGAAATGGGCGGTCGGCGCATCGGGAACGCTGGTGACGCTGGGGATGTGCGACGGGACCACCCGCACGCTGACGCTCGCCCGATTCTACTGA